In one window of Lepus europaeus isolate LE1 chromosome 14, mLepTim1.pri, whole genome shotgun sequence DNA:
- the LOC133773610 gene encoding POTE ankyrin domain family member B-like isoform X1, protein MKFSFCYFRTSLMFAAWYSSENIVNILLELGVDVLSEDIAGHSAGDYALQKRNMENYQLISFSRRNAVLKTVNTNPGAEDEAKESTSDPERQKTEP, encoded by the exons ATGAAGTTCTCTTTCTGTTATTTTAGAACATCCCTCATGTTTGCGGCATGGTATAGTTCGGAAAACATAGTGAACATTCTTCTTGAACTAGGGGTTGATGTGCTTTCTGAAGACATTGCTGGACATTCTGCTGGGGATTATGCTCTTCAAAAACGTAATAT GGAAAATTACCAACTCATTTCGTTTTCTCGAAGAAATGCTGTACTTAAGACTGTAAATACAAATCCAG GAGCAGAAGATGAAGCTAAAGAATCAACTTCGGACCCTGAG aggcaGAAGACAGAGCCCTGA
- the LOC133773610 gene encoding POTE ankyrin domain family member B-like isoform X2, whose product MKFSFCYFRTSLMFAAWYSSENIVNILLELGVDVLSEDIAGHSAGDYALQKRNMENYQLISFSRRNAVLKTVNTNPGAEDEAKESTSDPEV is encoded by the exons ATGAAGTTCTCTTTCTGTTATTTTAGAACATCCCTCATGTTTGCGGCATGGTATAGTTCGGAAAACATAGTGAACATTCTTCTTGAACTAGGGGTTGATGTGCTTTCTGAAGACATTGCTGGACATTCTGCTGGGGATTATGCTCTTCAAAAACGTAATAT GGAAAATTACCAACTCATTTCGTTTTCTCGAAGAAATGCTGTACTTAAGACTGTAAATACAAATCCAG GAGCAGAAGATGAAGCTAAAGAATCAACTTCGGACCCTGAG